AAATGTAAAAAAAACAATAATCCATACAAACATAAATTAGCATTAAACGTATAACCAATTAATCAGTCTATACTATAAAAACAGTCCTCATTGTTAAATTTTGTTAAAAATATTAACAAAAACGTCAATTACTTAGGCCGTGAGGGCATTATTTATACTTTTGTACGGAAACTTAAAAATGAGGCGAAAAATTACTTACCCTTTTACTTACACTTATGCGTGGTCCGTATTAATTGCGATAGCAATTTTTATGAATTTTGCATTTGCCAAAGGGATCAGGTCTCCTCAAAAAGCCGATGCTAACAAATTTAAAAGTGACACCGTATACCACGTAACCAAAACTAAGAGCGGTAAACCTTCCTATTTAAAAAACGGGCTTCACCTGGCGCTGCCGCCGTTAAAGCCTGCGGTAACATCAACCATAAAAGTAAATGTATCCCGGCCCGATGATAAATTGTTAAATGATGTGCAATTATATCCCAACCCGGT
The genomic region above belongs to Mucilaginibacter sp. KACC 22773 and contains:
- a CDS encoding T9SS type A sorting domain-containing protein — translated: MNFAFAKGIRSPQKADANKFKSDTVYHVTKTKSGKPSYLKNGLHLALPPLKPAVTSTIKVNVSRPDDKLLNDVQLYPNPVTDQLNLKYTISRNTNVTVKIMDVLGNDITTVFNQRVEGGDHNINYQINNKLTRGFYFVRVVAGTESVIKRISVL